The Hemicordylus capensis ecotype Gifberg chromosome 5, rHemCap1.1.pri, whole genome shotgun sequence nucleotide sequence ctcacagtctaaaaataaacataagacagaaaccagcaacagtcactggaagtactgtgctgggggtggatagggccagttactctccccctgctaaataaagagaatcatcatgttaaaaggtgcctctttgccaagttagcggttAGCAAACAGATTGTGAATCAAAAATACCTGTAACATGGCCATCTTTTTTCCTTCTGTCCAGTTATGCAGCTTCTACATGGAGATTGTGCTGACTATTTTGCAATAGGTAAGAGACACAATGGCATCTACAGACTCACTCCTGACCCAAGAAATGCTAGCTTTGACGCTTACTGTGACATGGAATCTATGGGAGGTGGTTGGACAGTGTTCCAGATGCGTCAGGATGGCAGTACTAACTTCAACAGAACGTGGAATGATTATAAGAATGGGTTTGGAAACCTCAGCAGAGACTTCTGGCTGGGGAATGACAAAATTCACCTTCTGACCAAAAGCAAAGATATGCAACTAAGAATTGAACTTGAGGATTTAAATGGCGTCAGAGAATATGCAAAATATGAACAGTTCTACGTGGCCAATGAATTTCTCAAATACCGGTTGAGTATTGGTAGCTACAGCGGCACAGCTGGGGATGCTCTGCACTTCAACAAATTTTATAATCATGATCAAAAGTTCTTCACCACTCCAGACAGAGACAATGACAGATATTCCAGAGGAAACTGTGGAGCATATTACAGCTCTGGGTGGTGGTTTGATGCGTGTTTGGCTGCTAACCTAAACGGCAAATATTATGACAAGAAATACAAAGGTGTTCGCAATGGGATTTTCTGGGGCACTTGGCCTGGGATCTCTGAAAATATTCCAAATGGTTACAGACAGCCTTTCAAAAAGGTCAGAATGATGATGAGACCCAAGGTCTTTATGCcatgaattaatttttttaattatacatttatatgggattatagttttaaaaaataccccAGTATTGGCACTTTTTTCAGCATTTGTGcacaatattttattaaaataattctATTTGTTTCTGTTAAATTCTGAATATACAGACAAGAATTTGCATCCTTATAGCAAATAATGTTTCAGCCTGAACCATGACCACCACCTAGGATTTAAGCTTTCAGTACTTTGCCATATTGACTTAAGCTTACTTTGTCATATTAACTTCAAAGTCATTCCATCAATACAGTGTCATTATCAGTAACTGCTCCCATCTACATGCTACAACCAGGTTTGTTCAGCCAAAGAGCAAACAGACAGCTTCAGTGTCCTTCATTTATACTGCTCCCTCACTGGAGTCCAGAAATATCTTCAGGAAATTGACAACCTGCTTTAAAGGCGATGGGCAAAACTAACTTCATTCCAAGTATAACTAGTTATCCTACTAATTCCAAGTAGGATAACTAGTTGCCtattactgatttttttttaaaaaaagaagcagcagcagctgtatgTTGTAGATGAGGAATCATTCCTTGCCACtgccagtttttatttttaactgtgtCAGAACAAAAACTCCAATTTGTAATCAAACGTCTGTCAAATGCTATTAAGATAGCATTTCTAATGAACTTACTAATTTAATAGAGGAAAGGGAATTGAttaacataatggctgacatccagacgaacaaAAGTGTGGGTGCTATGAGAGAAGTGCTGAAGGTGCTGTTGAATCTGACTAACACAGCACAGGGATTTCTttggcctccccttcctcctgaatTTTTGGCTGGCATGGAGCTTTGTTAATCTGGATTGCAGCAACTATGCTGCAACACACCTTACATAAAATTGTGATGAACTGATGATGCCCCCGCATTACCATTGCATGGAAGGCACCAACCAACATGCAGGGATGACACAAATGCCTTGGTGTCACCTACCCAGTCAACAAATCAATGCACAAGGAGAGCTGTCAGGAAGAATCCACATTGTCTCCTTGCTAGGTGCCTTCATGGCCCAATGGAGAGGTAGCAGCAACTGATATTTAACAGCCATCAGCCATttcaggaagggtggtatataaattgaataaaactaactaactaactaactaactaactaacttaggTCCCTCCTTTTGGAATGCTATGGGAAAAGATGACATATGCCATACCCTCTCCACCAAACAGAATTCAGGTATATTCCTGGACTTTTTAGAAACCTATTGTCTGTAATTCTAAACTAAGTGGAGTTTGGCTTCTTCAGTAGGAATGTTGAAATATGAAAGCcaatatatgtatatgtgcagATATATGTTCGtgttcttttatttctttcaGAGTTGCCATCAATAGAATGACCTTATAGGAAAGGTATATGTATAATATATTGCAGGAACGATTTTATAGGACAGGGATTAGTATAATGCTTCATTTTTGTAAACAGTTATTTCCATTTTTGTTGTACAACTTTTTTGTTAAGACAATTGTCCAACAACTTGTAGAGTGAATGTTAGAAAAGAAGACATGATTACACATAGATAATTTAAGATTAAGATTTAAAGCACAACAGTTTCTTCAAATGTATGCAATTAAGATTTTCATTGCATATTGCTGTCAATGACCAAAAGGTAAATTGATAAATATGAATATAGGTATTAGTAAAGGGTTTTTAATAGATGGAATTATGCTTTAATGTGCTGTACATGctttatttttcttcattttaaacatttttaagtgGAAAGGAATACAAATTTCAATGTTGAAAGCGTGTAAAATCTTTGTTTCAAATTGTGTTCTGATGACACACAGCAGTACTAAAGATCACATGCTGTCTAGAAGAGACAATCTTTAAGTTATGATATATAACTGAATGATAACATTCAGCTGATGTACATTAAAAGACTTCCTCTAAATCTTGCTGAAGTTAATGGAAGATAAGTAGCAACCATAATTTGGAATATGGATTTCACCTGAAAGTCCTAAAAGATTTGGAACCAAGGTATCTAAAAAGGACTTATTCCTGTATGAAGCTGCCCATGCATTAAGATCTTCAGTTGAGATCTATACTCGATATCTATAATCTATAGAGTATACACCCTATAATCTggaagccccctccccttccagagGTGAGATGGGTAGCTTCCAAGGAAGGGGGTTTTGTATGAGAGCACCCAGACTACAGAACATCCTCCCTAGGTATATTCATTAGGAACCTCTATTACTATCATTTAAAcaccaatttaatattttttatttgcCCAAGTTTTTGGTAGCAACTAATTTCTGAAGGTTTTTATTCAtaatttatttgctgttttattggctgCTATTTCTGTACAGGTGACCCTTGTCAcccgcagttttgcatatccgtaGCTTGGCAATGGAGACCCAACTTTGGtttatacacttttaaaaaaaatacttaaaaTGCATGTATCTGTAGtttcagggtggccagaaattacttcttgaggtcatttctggctaccattttgctaaacggagccattttgtggctcttttgtttcttgtttttaaatcccatgatttttttttgtggaaaatcagccgaattgggggtttggggggcactgctggacagctggagacttgCAGAGCATGGCACGGTACATTATTTCTCCAGTTTCTGCCTTTGcattgtgtttttgtgtgtgctgccctccaggaacctaacctcccaattGCCATTGGCTTAAGGTCTTGTTAGCCGCGGTTCCATTATCTGCAGAAACTGGCAGGAATGGAGCTcccgcagataatgagggccacctgtgctGCTTTTGTGTTCTTTATAATGCATTGTCTAACTATCTGTGCAGCACTTTAGAGGCCAATATTAGTGGAGAGctgatatataaatgttttaaataaaataaaatacactaaAAAGAATGGTCTTTGAGTCTTATGTTCAAGAATCTTCCAAAAATATAGATAAAGATATTGAAATTAAGAACCAAAGCAATCACCTTAAGAAAGTAAatatcagttcagttcaaagtaaATATTCAGTATCCATGACCTAGCCGTGTAATAGGTATCAGTCTGTATAATTACACATACCTATCCCAGATTAATCAAAAACCAAAAAAAGGTCTAAAATCACATAGTAAAAAATAGTACAGAAACAATGAAAAGAAGATTAGTTGCTAAGGTGGTTTCTTATAAATGAAATGTTGTTACTCTCAGCCCATTTTACTTTTCCAAATGCACATCTccaaaacagaaaacaagttCAAAACTGGTTTAAGTGGCATGGTTTcttccaaaaaaa carries:
- the FGL2 gene encoding fibroleukin codes for the protein MKFVYLTLLTAAVLLVTDGSAVTDDSTESIREEKVIDACPVKLKSSGKCDEGEECPYQINLPPMTIQLPKQFRLIEKTLKEVQNLKEVVNKMKKSCQDCRLQADDNQEKDSNEFLPLGTDIPTDNSKIQDNRVKELQSKVSRLSASLKNAKNQIHSLQEQMSLISMNNVESYVDNKVANLTFFVNSLDDKCFSKCPVTQPVTVMQLLHGDCADYFAIGKRHNGIYRLTPDPRNASFDAYCDMESMGGGWTVFQMRQDGSTNFNRTWNDYKNGFGNLSRDFWLGNDKIHLLTKSKDMQLRIELEDLNGVREYAKYEQFYVANEFLKYRLSIGSYSGTAGDALHFNKFYNHDQKFFTTPDRDNDRYSRGNCGAYYSSGWWFDACLAANLNGKYYDKKYKGVRNGIFWGTWPGISENIPNGYRQPFKKVRMMMRPKVFMP